A single region of the Leisingera thetidis genome encodes:
- a CDS encoding glycosyltransferase family 2 protein has product MRVLAVLCVRNEGAFLLEWLAHHRAVGFTDFLVFSNDCQDGTARMLDRLQEMGQLTHLRNEGPYDKGGIQFTALKQADRHPLMKAADWVLVLDIDEFVCIKTGDGTVADLLAALPQADAVTLTWRLFGNAGIVRYEDAPVTAQFTRCAPEVIHWPWRAVMFKTLYRNDGTYRKCGVHRPRDARGAAQLERFRWFDCEGRELGGAFRTQRLFSDYGRPNHRLAQLNHYPLGAMESYVLKADRGRANRQAAMGMDYWVERNYCGASDISIARYGAARSALQAELAADPRLARLHGAAAAWRHDRFAALMQQEPCRALFARLLMTPPSRTVSPAAAELLRGFAARDPAEQPPPQDGR; this is encoded by the coding sequence ATGCGCGTTCTGGCGGTCCTCTGCGTGCGCAACGAAGGCGCCTTTCTGCTGGAATGGCTGGCCCATCACCGGGCTGTGGGGTTCACGGATTTCCTTGTCTTTTCAAACGACTGCCAGGACGGAACGGCCAGGATGCTGGACCGGCTGCAGGAGATGGGGCAGCTGACGCACCTGCGCAACGAGGGGCCTTACGACAAGGGCGGCATCCAGTTCACCGCGCTGAAACAGGCCGACCGGCATCCGCTGATGAAGGCGGCCGACTGGGTGCTGGTGCTGGATATCGACGAGTTTGTCTGCATCAAGACCGGCGATGGCACCGTGGCGGACCTGCTGGCAGCGCTGCCGCAGGCGGATGCGGTGACGCTGACCTGGCGGCTGTTCGGCAATGCCGGCATCGTGCGCTATGAGGATGCGCCGGTCACCGCGCAGTTCACCCGTTGCGCGCCGGAGGTGATCCACTGGCCGTGGCGGGCGGTGATGTTCAAGACGCTGTACCGCAATGACGGCACCTACCGCAAATGCGGCGTCCACCGGCCGCGGGATGCGCGCGGCGCGGCGCAGCTGGAGCGCTTCCGCTGGTTCGACTGCGAGGGGCGCGAGCTGGGCGGGGCGTTCCGGACGCAGCGGCTGTTTTCCGATTACGGCCGCCCCAACCACCGGCTGGCGCAGCTGAACCATTACCCGCTGGGGGCGATGGAGAGCTATGTGCTGAAGGCCGACCGCGGCCGCGCCAACCGGCAGGCGGCGATGGGCATGGATTACTGGGTGGAGCGGAATTACTGCGGCGCCTCGGATATCTCGATCGCCCGTTACGGCGCGGCGCGGTCGGCACTGCAGGCGGAACTGGCGGCGGACCCCAGGCTGGCCCGGCTGCATGGCGCCGCGGCGGCCTGGCGCCATGACCGGTTTGCCGCGCTGATGCAGCAGGAGCCGTGCCGGGCCCTGTTCGCGCGGCTGCTGATGACGCCGCCGTCGCGGACGGTGAGCCCGGCGGCGGCGGAGCTGCTGCGCGGATTCGCAGCCCGGGACCCGGCGGAGCAGCCGCCGCCGCAGGATGGCCGCTGA
- a CDS encoding AAA family ATPase, whose protein sequence is MAQALSIEQVQQMLSAQGYVCGRALATVVFLSLKLGRPLFLEGEAGTGKTEIAKALAAGLNRRLIRLQCYEGLDAASAVYEWNFAAQMVAIRTAEAAGGAGRAELQAELFSDEYLVERPLLQAMRPDHRGAPVLLIDELDRTDEPFEAFLLEALSDFQVTIPELGTIRAPEPPIVVLTSNRTREVHDALKRRCLYHWVDYPDFEREIEILQARAPEAGARLSREIVAFVQTLRTEDLFKKPGVAETIDWANCLLALDVIALSPEVISDTLGAVLKYQDDIARLHGSEAKRLLDQARANLDAA, encoded by the coding sequence ATGGCGCAGGCGCTATCAATCGAACAGGTGCAGCAGATGCTCTCGGCGCAGGGCTATGTCTGCGGTCGGGCACTGGCCACGGTGGTGTTCCTGTCGCTGAAGCTGGGCCGCCCGCTGTTTCTCGAGGGCGAGGCCGGCACCGGCAAGACCGAAATCGCCAAGGCGCTGGCGGCGGGGCTGAACCGCCGCCTGATCCGGCTGCAGTGCTACGAGGGGCTGGACGCCGCCAGCGCCGTCTATGAATGGAACTTTGCCGCCCAGATGGTCGCCATCCGCACCGCCGAAGCGGCGGGCGGCGCCGGCCGCGCGGAGCTGCAGGCCGAGCTGTTCTCGGACGAATACCTTGTCGAGCGCCCGCTGCTGCAGGCGATGCGCCCGGACCACCGCGGCGCCCCGGTGCTGCTGATCGACGAGCTGGACCGCACCGACGAGCCGTTCGAGGCCTTCCTGCTGGAGGCGCTCTCCGATTTCCAGGTGACGATCCCGGAACTCGGCACCATCCGCGCCCCCGAGCCGCCCATCGTGGTGCTCACCTCCAACCGCACCCGCGAGGTGCATGACGCGCTCAAGCGCCGCTGCCTCTACCACTGGGTCGACTACCCGGACTTCGAGCGGGAAATCGAGATCCTCCAGGCTCGCGCGCCGGAGGCCGGCGCCCGGCTCAGCCGCGAGATCGTCGCCTTTGTGCAAACCCTGCGCACCGAGGATCTGTTCAAGAAGCCGGGGGTGGCCGAGACCATCGACTGGGCCAACTGCCTGCTGGCCCTCGACGTCATCGCGCTCAGCCCCGAGGTGATCTCCGACACCCTGGGCGCGGTGCTGAAATACCAGGACGACATCGCCCGCCTGCACGGCTCCGAGGCCAAGCGCCTGCTGGATCAGGCCCGTGCGAATCTCGATGCGGCGTGA
- a CDS encoding vWA domain-containing protein, with protein MPDYPPLSLPDNPKLVRNITHFARALRKAGLPAGPGRVLGAVEAAAAAGFTSRADFYWALHACFVSKPEHRQVFAQVFRLFWRDPRYLEHMMAAMLPAVRGVQQERAAQPAERRAAEALLDGAQQQDAAGDSGEEGSGIEIESARTMSEQERLRTLDFEQMSTAETAAAKRILAQLELPVAPILSRRLAAAPRGRRADWRRTLRNAARQGGDLQQMALAKRRLRWPSLVVLCDISGSMSQYSRVILHFLHAAANARGAGWARVHGFTFGTRLTNITRHLAQRDADAALAAAGAEAQDWEGGTRIGDCLHAFNRDWSRRVTGQGAVVLLITDGLDRGDPQALAREMQRLQLSARRLIWVNPLLRWDGFAPRATGIRAMLPYADSFRAGHSIASLEELARVISSPSDAGEKARLMALL; from the coding sequence GTGCCTGATTATCCGCCGCTTTCCCTGCCGGACAATCCCAAGCTGGTCCGCAACATCACCCACTTCGCCCGCGCCCTGCGCAAGGCGGGCCTGCCGGCCGGGCCGGGGCGGGTGCTGGGCGCGGTGGAGGCGGCGGCGGCGGCGGGCTTCACCAGCCGCGCCGATTTCTACTGGGCCCTGCACGCCTGTTTTGTCAGCAAGCCCGAGCACCGGCAGGTGTTCGCGCAGGTGTTCCGCCTGTTCTGGCGCGATCCGCGCTACTTGGAGCACATGATGGCGGCGATGCTGCCCGCGGTACGCGGCGTGCAGCAGGAACGCGCCGCCCAACCGGCCGAACGGCGCGCCGCCGAGGCGCTGCTGGACGGCGCGCAGCAGCAGGACGCCGCCGGGGACAGCGGCGAAGAGGGCAGCGGGATCGAAATCGAGTCCGCCCGCACCATGTCGGAGCAGGAGCGGCTGCGGACGCTCGATTTCGAACAGATGAGCACCGCCGAGACCGCCGCTGCCAAGCGCATCCTGGCGCAGCTGGAACTGCCGGTCGCTCCGATCCTGTCGCGCCGCCTGGCCGCCGCGCCGCGCGGCCGCCGGGCGGACTGGCGCCGCACCCTGCGCAACGCCGCGCGTCAGGGCGGCGACCTGCAGCAAATGGCCCTCGCCAAACGCCGCCTCCGCTGGCCCAGCCTGGTGGTGCTCTGCGACATCTCCGGCTCGATGAGCCAGTACAGCCGCGTCATCCTGCATTTCCTGCACGCCGCCGCCAATGCCAGGGGCGCGGGCTGGGCCAGGGTGCACGGCTTCACCTTCGGCACCCGCCTCACCAACATCACCCGCCACCTGGCGCAGCGCGACGCGGATGCGGCGCTGGCGGCGGCCGGCGCCGAGGCGCAGGACTGGGAGGGCGGCACCCGCATCGGCGACTGCCTGCATGCCTTCAACCGCGACTGGTCGCGCCGGGTGACGGGGCAGGGCGCGGTGGTGCTCTTGATCACCGACGGGCTCGACCGCGGCGACCCGCAGGCGCTGGCGCGCGAGATGCAGCGGCTGCAGCTGTCGGCGCGCCGCCTGATCTGGGTGAACCCCTTGCTGCGCTGGGACGGCTTTGCCCCCCGGGCCACCGGCATCCGCGCCATGCTGCCCTATGCCGACAGCTTCCGGGCCGGCCATTCCATCGCCTCGCTGGAAGAGCTGGCGCGGGTGATCTCCAGCCCCTCCGACGCGGGCGAGAAGGCGCGGCTGATGGCACTGCTCTAG
- a CDS encoding XdhC family protein: MQTKTPFEHAPETALAWHRAGTGAALATVVQTWGSAPRRSGSQLAVSGEGQIEGSVSGGCVEGAVVAEALEALQDGRHRLLEFGVSDADAFAVGLACGGTIKVLVEPVGSALPADLLAELVQARADRAPVAYEMNLATGARHLLRNAYPDRMRMDRSGLEADGETFVAVHNPPLRLVCVGAVHITQALVPMARVAGYDVAIIDPRAAFAAPERFPGEVLLDDWPDEAVEKLGLDSRTALVLLTHDPKLDDPALQAALQADVFYIGALGSKKTHAARVARLQQAGFSEARIARIHGPIGLDIGATGPAEIAVSILAEMTAVLRGKQP, encoded by the coding sequence ATGCAAACCAAGACCCCGTTCGAACACGCCCCCGAAACCGCGCTTGCCTGGCACCGCGCCGGCACCGGTGCGGCGCTTGCGACCGTGGTGCAGACCTGGGGCTCCGCCCCGCGCCGCAGCGGATCGCAGCTGGCGGTGTCCGGCGAGGGGCAGATCGAAGGCTCGGTCTCCGGCGGCTGCGTCGAGGGCGCGGTGGTGGCCGAAGCGCTGGAGGCGCTGCAGGACGGCCGGCACCGGCTGCTGGAATTCGGCGTCAGCGACGCGGACGCCTTTGCCGTCGGCCTCGCCTGCGGCGGCACCATCAAGGTGCTGGTGGAGCCGGTCGGCAGCGCGCTGCCCGCGGACCTGCTGGCGGAACTGGTGCAGGCCCGCGCAGACCGCGCGCCCGTGGCTTATGAGATGAACCTCGCCACCGGCGCGCGGCACCTGCTGCGCAATGCATACCCCGACCGCATGCGCATGGACCGCTCCGGGCTGGAGGCGGACGGCGAGACATTTGTGGCCGTCCACAACCCGCCGCTGCGGCTGGTCTGCGTCGGCGCGGTGCACATCACCCAGGCGCTGGTGCCGATGGCCCGGGTTGCCGGCTACGACGTGGCAATCATCGACCCGCGGGCGGCCTTTGCCGCGCCGGAGCGTTTCCCCGGCGAGGTCCTGCTGGATGACTGGCCGGACGAGGCGGTGGAGAAGCTCGGGCTGGACAGCCGCACCGCACTGGTGCTGCTGACGCATGATCCGAAACTGGACGACCCGGCGCTGCAGGCCGCGTTGCAGGCCGACGTCTTCTACATCGGCGCGCTGGGCTCGAAAAAGACCCATGCCGCCCGTGTGGCGCGGCTGCAGCAGGCCGGCTTCAGCGAAGCCCGGATCGCCCGCATCCATGGCCCCATCGGCCTTGACATCGGCGCGACGGGACCGGCGGAAATCGCGGTCTCGATCCTGGCCGAGATGACCGCCGTGCTGCGCGGCAAACAGCCATGA
- a CDS encoding molybdopterin-binding protein, translating to MRFGPVPLKDAEGAILAHSLQGASRKIAKGTVLNAKDIEDLAAAGHETLTVARLDPADMHEDAAAEALAHALVPDPAAQGIRISGAGTGRVNLYADRAGLVRLDRDKLEAVNAVDPMITVATVPDFHRADARGMLATIKIISYGVPADAIRRASDGAADAMRVLPPVFSSATLIETAVTEDTPPDKGRAAMAGRLHRMGLSLSERTVVPHREAELAEAIANAPGQLLLVLTGSATSDSHDVAPQALRSAGGTVTRFGMPVDPGNLLFLGTFHGKPVIGLPGCARSPALNGADWVLERVICGIPVSARDIAAMGVGGLLKEIPTRPMPRRDAEG from the coding sequence ATGAGGTTCGGCCCCGTCCCCCTGAAGGACGCCGAAGGCGCCATCCTCGCCCATTCCCTGCAGGGCGCCAGCCGCAAGATTGCCAAGGGCACGGTGCTGAATGCCAAGGATATCGAAGACCTCGCCGCCGCTGGCCATGAAACCCTGACCGTGGCCCGGCTCGACCCCGCCGACATGCACGAGGACGCCGCCGCCGAAGCCCTTGCACACGCACTGGTGCCGGACCCGGCCGCGCAGGGCATCCGCATTTCCGGCGCAGGCACCGGGCGGGTGAACCTCTATGCAGACCGCGCCGGGCTGGTGCGGCTGGACCGGGACAAGCTGGAGGCCGTCAACGCGGTGGATCCGATGATCACCGTCGCCACCGTGCCGGACTTCCACCGGGCCGATGCAAGGGGCATGCTGGCGACAATCAAGATCATCTCCTATGGCGTGCCCGCCGACGCCATCCGCCGCGCCAGCGACGGGGCCGCTGATGCGATGCGGGTGCTGCCGCCGGTGTTCTCCTCTGCCACGCTGATCGAAACGGCGGTCACGGAAGACACCCCGCCGGACAAGGGCCGCGCCGCGATGGCGGGCCGCTTGCACCGGATGGGCCTCAGCCTGTCGGAGCGCACGGTGGTGCCGCACCGGGAGGCAGAGCTGGCGGAGGCCATTGCTAACGCGCCGGGGCAGCTGCTGCTGGTGCTGACCGGCTCCGCCACCTCTGACAGCCATGACGTGGCGCCGCAGGCGCTGCGCAGTGCAGGCGGCACGGTGACGCGTTTCGGGATGCCGGTCGATCCCGGCAACCTGCTGTTTCTGGGCACGTTCCACGGCAAGCCGGTGATCGGCCTGCCGGGCTGCGCCCGCTCTCCGGCGCTGAACGGCGCCGACTGGGTGCTGGAGCGGGTGATCTGCGGCATTCCCGTCTCGGCCCGGGACATCGCCGCGATGGGCGTTGGCGGCCTCCTGAAGGAGATTCCCACCCGCCCGATGCCGCGCCGCGATGCGGAAGGCTGA
- a CDS encoding (2Fe-2S)-binding protein: MAKVSMTVNGKAASGDVEGRTLLSAFLREKLGLTGTHIGCDTSQCGACVVHVDGKAVKSCTMLALEAEGADVATIEGQANADGSLNTIQQAFQDHHGLQCGFCTPGMVMSAAALLKDNPKPTEAEVRDYLEGNLCRCTGYHNIVKAIMAASGQDVSAIAAE; the protein is encoded by the coding sequence ATGGCCAAGGTCTCCATGACCGTGAATGGCAAGGCTGCCAGCGGCGATGTCGAAGGGCGCACGCTGCTGTCGGCATTCCTGCGCGAGAAGCTGGGCCTCACCGGCACCCACATCGGCTGCGACACCAGCCAATGCGGTGCCTGCGTGGTGCATGTGGACGGCAAGGCGGTGAAATCCTGCACCATGCTGGCGCTGGAGGCCGAGGGGGCGGACGTCGCCACCATCGAAGGCCAGGCCAACGCCGACGGCTCTCTGAACACGATCCAGCAGGCGTTCCAGGACCACCACGGGCTGCAATGCGGCTTCTGCACGCCGGGCATGGTGATGTCTGCGGCGGCGCTGCTGAAGGACAACCCCAAGCCCACCGAGGCGGAGGTCCGCGACTATCTCGAGGGCAACCTGTGCCGCTGTACCGGCTACCACAATATCGTCAAGGCGATCATGGCGGCTTCGGGCCAGGATGTGTCCGCCATCGCGGCCGAGTGA
- a CDS encoding xanthine dehydrogenase family protein molybdopterin-binding subunit, whose amino-acid sequence MPKDNPNGGGIGASPKRREDVRFLTGAGNYTDDINVHGQAYVHFLRADVAHATINSIGTSAAEAMPGVVRIFTGADFAEVGGIPCGWGVTDRHGNPQQEPRHPIIADGTIRHVGEIVAAVVADSVEQARDAAEAIELDLSDKPAVVNMAAALAEDSPKVHEDLTSNLCYDWVFGNPDDEAVQAAFDSAAHVTTLELVNNRLVANPMEPRVAIGEYSRGTDEYTLHTTSQNPHVIRLLMCAFVLGLPEHKVRVVAPDVGGGFGSKIFHYAEEAFCTHAAKACGRAVKWTSTRSEAFISDAHGRDHVTRIELALDSHNNFTALRTNTMANMGAYLSTFSTSVPSYLHGTLMAGNYKTPVVQVNVKTVFTNTVPVDAYRGAGRPEATYQLERVIDKAARELGADPIALRRQNFITEFPYETPVALTYDTGDYVATMDKLEEVADVAGFAARRAESEKNGKLRGFGVNCYIEACGIAPSNIVGMLGARAGLYDAATVRVNATGTISVFVGAHSHGQGHETSFPQVVAEMIGIDESMVDIVHGDTGRVPFGMGTYGSRSIAVCGSAMVRATEKIIAKAKKIAAHLMEASDADIELKDGQFTVAGTDKSVAWGDVTLTAYVPHNYPLEELEPGLEETAFYDPANFTYPAGAYACEVEVDPDTGKVTIERFAAADDFGNIINPMIVDGQVHGGLGQGIGQALLENAAYDEDGQLLSASYMDYAMPRADDVPFYRVDHSCQTPCTHNPLGVKGCGEAGAIGSPPAVVNAVVDALQSAGKDVTHIDMPLSPSRVWAAMNG is encoded by the coding sequence ATGCCCAAGGACAATCCCAACGGCGGCGGCATCGGTGCCAGCCCCAAGCGGCGCGAGGACGTGCGGTTCCTCACCGGCGCCGGCAATTATACCGACGACATCAACGTGCACGGCCAGGCCTATGTGCATTTCCTGCGCGCGGATGTGGCCCATGCCACCATCAATTCCATCGGCACCAGTGCAGCCGAGGCAATGCCCGGCGTGGTCAGGATCTTCACCGGCGCCGATTTCGCCGAGGTCGGCGGCATCCCCTGCGGCTGGGGCGTGACCGACCGCCACGGCAACCCGCAGCAGGAGCCGCGCCACCCGATCATCGCCGATGGCACCATCCGCCACGTGGGCGAGATCGTGGCGGCGGTGGTGGCCGACAGCGTGGAGCAGGCCCGCGACGCGGCGGAAGCCATCGAGCTGGACCTCAGCGACAAGCCCGCGGTGGTGAACATGGCCGCAGCACTCGCCGAGGACAGCCCCAAGGTGCATGAGGATCTGACCTCAAACCTCTGTTATGACTGGGTGTTCGGCAACCCGGACGACGAGGCGGTGCAGGCGGCCTTTGACAGCGCCGCGCATGTGACCACGCTGGAGCTGGTCAACAACCGGCTGGTCGCCAACCCGATGGAGCCGCGCGTGGCGATCGGTGAATACAGCCGCGGCACCGATGAATACACGCTGCACACCACCAGCCAGAACCCGCATGTGATCCGCCTGCTGATGTGCGCCTTTGTGCTGGGCCTGCCCGAGCACAAGGTCCGCGTGGTGGCGCCCGATGTGGGCGGCGGCTTCGGCTCCAAGATCTTCCACTATGCCGAGGAGGCGTTCTGCACCCATGCCGCCAAGGCCTGCGGGCGGGCGGTGAAATGGACCTCGACCCGGTCGGAGGCGTTCATCTCCGACGCGCACGGGCGCGACCATGTGACCAGGATCGAGCTGGCGCTGGACAGCCACAACAACTTCACCGCGCTGCGCACCAATACGATGGCCAACATGGGGGCGTATCTGTCGACCTTCTCCACCTCGGTGCCCAGCTACCTGCACGGCACGCTGATGGCGGGCAACTACAAGACGCCGGTGGTGCAGGTGAACGTGAAGACCGTGTTCACCAACACGGTGCCGGTCGATGCCTACCGCGGCGCGGGCCGGCCCGAGGCGACCTATCAGCTGGAGCGCGTCATCGACAAGGCCGCGCGCGAGCTGGGCGCCGACCCGATTGCGCTCAGGCGGCAGAACTTCATCACCGAGTTTCCCTATGAAACCCCGGTGGCGCTGACCTATGACACCGGCGATTACGTCGCCACCATGGACAAGCTGGAGGAAGTCGCCGACGTGGCCGGCTTTGCCGCGCGGCGGGCGGAAAGCGAAAAGAACGGCAAGCTGCGCGGCTTTGGTGTGAACTGCTACATCGAGGCCTGCGGCATTGCTCCGTCGAATATCGTCGGCATGCTGGGCGCGCGTGCGGGCCTGTACGATGCCGCCACGGTGCGGGTGAACGCCACCGGCACCATCAGCGTCTTTGTCGGCGCGCACAGCCACGGGCAGGGGCATGAAACCTCCTTCCCGCAGGTGGTGGCAGAGATGATCGGCATCGACGAAAGCATGGTCGATATCGTGCATGGCGACACCGGGCGGGTGCCGTTCGGGATGGGCACCTACGGCTCACGCTCGATCGCGGTCTGCGGCTCCGCCATGGTGCGGGCAACCGAGAAGATCATCGCCAAGGCCAAGAAGATCGCGGCGCACCTGATGGAGGCCTCGGACGCCGACATCGAGCTGAAGGACGGCCAGTTCACCGTTGCGGGCACCGACAAGTCGGTGGCCTGGGGCGATGTCACCCTGACGGCTTACGTGCCGCACAATTACCCGCTGGAGGAGCTGGAACCGGGGCTGGAGGAGACCGCGTTCTACGACCCGGCCAACTTCACCTATCCGGCCGGCGCCTATGCCTGCGAGGTGGAGGTGGACCCGGACACCGGCAAGGTCACCATCGAGCGCTTTGCGGCTGCGGATGACTTCGGCAATATCATCAACCCGATGATCGTCGACGGGCAGGTGCATGGCGGGCTGGGGCAGGGCATCGGCCAGGCGCTGCTGGAGAATGCTGCCTATGACGAAGATGGGCAGCTGTTGTCGGCCTCCTACATGGATTACGCGATGCCGCGGGCTGATGACGTGCCGTTCTACCGGGTCGATCATTCCTGCCAGACCCCCTGCACCCACAACCCGCTGGGGGTGAAGGGCTGCGGCGAGGCCGGCGCCATCGGCTCGCCGCCGGCAGTGGTCAACGCGGTGGTGGACGCGCTGCAATCGGCGGGCAAAGACGTGACCCATATCGACATGCCGCTGAGCCCGTCGCGGGTCTGGGCGGCGATGAATGGCTGA
- a CDS encoding FAD binding domain-containing protein translates to MYEFEFEKPATIGEAVAALADEDAQALGGGQTLIPALKQRLAMPSKLVSLTGIPQLKELSDNGGMLTIGGAVTHAAVAEAAADAYPALADLASHIGDPAVRNRGTIGGSLANNDPAACYPAAALGSGATIVTSRREITADDYFRGLFETALEEGEIITAVRFPVPQKANYQKFLQPASRFALVGVFVAQYAAGVRVAVTGASEEGVFRWREAEAALDARFAPEALDSLSADAAGMMADLHGSREYRAHLVAVMAKRAVAAAA, encoded by the coding sequence ATGTATGAATTCGAGTTCGAGAAACCCGCGACCATCGGTGAAGCGGTTGCGGCGCTGGCGGATGAGGACGCGCAGGCGCTGGGCGGCGGCCAGACGCTGATCCCGGCGCTGAAGCAGCGGCTGGCGATGCCGTCGAAACTGGTCTCCCTGACCGGCATTCCGCAGCTGAAGGAGCTGAGCGACAATGGCGGCATGCTGACCATCGGCGGCGCGGTGACCCATGCGGCGGTGGCGGAGGCCGCGGCGGATGCCTATCCGGCGCTGGCGGATCTGGCCAGCCATATCGGCGACCCGGCGGTCAGGAACCGCGGCACCATCGGCGGCTCTTTGGCCAACAATGACCCGGCCGCCTGCTATCCGGCGGCGGCGCTGGGCAGCGGCGCCACCATCGTCACCAGCCGCCGCGAGATCACCGCCGATGACTATTTCCGCGGCCTGTTCGAAACCGCGCTGGAAGAGGGCGAGATCATCACCGCGGTGCGCTTCCCGGTGCCGCAAAAGGCGAACTACCAGAAGTTCCTGCAGCCGGCCTCGCGGTTTGCGCTGGTGGGGGTGTTCGTGGCGCAATACGCCGCGGGCGTGCGGGTGGCGGTGACCGGTGCCTCGGAAGAGGGCGTGTTCCGCTGGCGCGAGGCCGAGGCGGCGCTGGATGCCCGCTTTGCCCCGGAGGCGCTGGACAGCCTCAGCGCGGATGCCGCCGGCATGATGGCCGACCTGCACGGCAGCAGAGAGTACCGCGCCCACCTGGTGGCGGTGATGGCCAAACGGGCCGTGGCCGCGGCGGCCTGA
- a CDS encoding methyl-accepting chemotaxis protein → MTSLTDVQNTAFMAIGPSRIAALSLLALAQDQRGQDQGGQDGSDPQTVLDLSVQRIAAAHAMLGEGLDGLLHASGYSLPPDLAARRQACLEMLSPLHRALSQTDAGPLDSLRRIPDLAGLCLYRLEPAVSGFLKQMVQILHEAQQDRDSTREKGMRETIASAEDVGRNIKFISFNASIEAARIGDMGKGFAVIATEIRELSGKTQTLLEEISGYLRH, encoded by the coding sequence ATGACGAGTTTAACCGACGTTCAGAACACCGCATTCATGGCCATCGGCCCCAGCCGCATCGCTGCGCTTTCACTGCTGGCGCTGGCCCAGGACCAGCGCGGGCAGGACCAGGGCGGGCAGGACGGCAGCGACCCCCAGACGGTGCTGGACTTGTCGGTGCAGCGCATTGCCGCCGCCCACGCCATGCTCGGCGAGGGGCTGGACGGGCTGCTGCACGCCAGCGGCTACAGCCTGCCGCCGGACCTCGCCGCGCGGCGCCAGGCCTGCCTGGAGATGCTGTCCCCGCTGCACCGCGCGCTGTCGCAGACGGACGCAGGCCCGCTGGACAGCCTCCGCAGGATCCCGGATCTCGCGGGGCTTTGCCTGTACCGGCTGGAGCCCGCTGTCTCCGGCTTCCTCAAGCAGATGGTGCAGATCCTGCACGAGGCACAGCAGGACCGCGACAGCACGCGGGAAAAGGGGATGCGGGAAACCATTGCCAGCGCCGAAGACGTGGGCCGCAACATCAAGTTCATTTCCTTCAATGCCTCGATAGAAGCGGCCCGGATCGGCGACATGGGCAAGGGATTTGCAGTGATCGCAACCGAAATCCGCGAGCTTTCCGGCAAGACGCAGACCCTGCTGGAAGAAATATCCGGCTACCTGCGGCACTAG
- the infC gene encoding translation initiation factor IF-3, which yields MAVIARRPHNAPPQRDTGPRVNEKIRASEIRLIGADGENVGVVHPAKAMDMAAEAGLDLVEISPNANPPVCKIMDFGKFKYEQQKRESEARKKQKIIEVKEVKFRPNTDTHDYDVKMRNVYKFLENGDKVKVTLRFRGREMAHQNLGRELLERVAEDTKDLGKVENMPKMEGRQMIMMIGPLAKK from the coding sequence ATCGCAGTCATAGCCCGCAGACCTCATAACGCGCCGCCGCAACGTGACACCGGCCCGCGCGTCAACGAAAAAATCCGCGCCTCCGAAATCCGCCTGATCGGTGCCGATGGCGAAAACGTCGGTGTCGTGCATCCGGCGAAAGCGATGGACATGGCCGCCGAAGCCGGACTCGATCTGGTTGAAATCTCGCCCAATGCCAACCCTCCCGTGTGCAAGATCATGGACTTCGGCAAGTTCAAATACGAACAGCAGAAGCGCGAAAGCGAGGCCCGCAAGAAGCAGAAGATCATCGAGGTCAAAGAGGTCAAGTTCCGTCCCAACACGGACACGCATGACTATGACGTGAAGATGCGCAACGTCTACAAGTTCCTGGAAAACGGCGACAAGGTGAAAGTCACCCTGCGCTTCCGGGGCCGCGAGATGGCGCACCAGAACCTCGGGCGCGAGCTGCTGGAACGGGTCGCGGAAGACACCAAGGATCTCGGCAAGGTCGAAAACATGCCGAAGATGGAAGGCCGCCAGATGATCATGATGATCGGCCCGCTGGCGAAGAAATAA